A stretch of the Ensifer sp. PDNC004 genome encodes the following:
- a CDS encoding helix-turn-helix domain-containing protein — protein sequence MATDGKRPLGIKEIAHELGCSTRTIRRYHAEGKIGTYKIGANTSPIKMRRADLSKFIRKRGSEER from the coding sequence ATGGCGACGGACGGAAAGCGGCCACTGGGCATCAAGGAAATCGCGCACGAACTCGGGTGCAGCACGCGGACAATCCGCCGCTATCACGCCGAGGGCAAAATCGGCACGTACAAGATCGGGGCCAATACCAGCCCGATCAAAATGCGGCGTGCGGATCTCTCCAAGTTCATCCGGAAAAGAGGAAGTGAGGAACGCTGA
- the pncB gene encoding nicotinate phosphoribosyltransferase, whose product MTKTDIARRVYNHAWKLDPIVRSLLDTDFYKLLMLQMIWQLYPDVDATFSLINRTKTVRLADEIDEQELREQLDHARELRFSKKEMIWLAGNTFYGRKQIFSPEFLAWLAKFRLPDYELKRSDGQFELTFRGRWAETTMWEIPALAIINELRSRSAMKGLGPFTLDVLYARAKAKMWSKVERLRQYPNLRISDFGTRRRHSFLWQRWCVEALKEGIGSSFSGTSNVLLAMDNDLEALGTNAHELPMVAAALARNDKELAAAPYKVLQDWNQLYGGNLLIVLPDAFGTAAFLRDAPKWVADWTGFRPDSAPPIEGGEKIVAWWKKMGRDPREKLLIFSDGLDVDTIIETYRHFEGRVRMSFGWGTNLTNDFAGCAPTEISGLSPISIVCKVSEADGRPAVKLSDNPRKATGDPAEVERYLKFFGSQDFVEQAVKV is encoded by the coding sequence ATGACGAAGACCGATATCGCCAGGCGCGTCTACAATCATGCCTGGAAACTCGACCCGATCGTACGCAGCCTGCTGGACACGGATTTTTACAAGCTCCTGATGCTGCAGATGATCTGGCAGCTCTATCCGGATGTCGATGCGACCTTCTCGCTGATCAACCGCACGAAGACGGTGCGGCTCGCCGACGAGATCGACGAGCAGGAACTGCGCGAGCAGCTCGATCACGCACGCGAGTTGCGTTTTTCCAAGAAGGAAATGATCTGGCTTGCGGGTAATACCTTCTATGGCCGCAAGCAGATCTTCTCGCCGGAGTTTCTCGCCTGGCTAGCCAAGTTCCGCCTGCCGGATTATGAGCTGAAACGCAGCGACGGCCAGTTCGAGCTGACCTTCCGCGGCCGCTGGGCGGAGACCACCATGTGGGAGATCCCGGCGCTGGCGATCATCAACGAGCTGCGCTCGCGCTCGGCGATGAAGGGCCTCGGTCCCTTTACCCTCGATGTGCTCTATGCCCGCGCCAAGGCCAAGATGTGGTCCAAAGTCGAGCGGCTGCGGCAGTATCCTAACCTCAGGATCTCCGATTTCGGCACGCGCCGCCGCCACAGCTTCCTTTGGCAGCGCTGGTGCGTCGAGGCGCTGAAGGAAGGAATCGGAAGCTCGTTCTCCGGTACCAGCAACGTGTTGCTCGCCATGGACAACGATCTGGAAGCGCTTGGCACCAACGCACACGAATTGCCGATGGTGGCCGCAGCCCTTGCCCGCAACGACAAGGAACTGGCCGCCGCCCCCTACAAGGTGCTGCAGGACTGGAACCAACTCTATGGCGGCAATCTCCTGATCGTGCTGCCTGATGCCTTCGGCACAGCGGCGTTCCTGCGTGACGCGCCGAAATGGGTGGCGGACTGGACGGGCTTTCGGCCGGACAGCGCGCCGCCGATCGAAGGTGGCGAAAAAATCGTCGCCTGGTGGAAGAAGATGGGACGGGATCCTCGGGAAAAGCTGCTGATCTTCTCCGATGGTCTCGACGTCGACACCATCATCGAGACGTACCGCCACTTCGAGGGGCGCGTGCGCATGAGCTTCGGCTGGGGCACCAACCTTACCAATGATTTTGCCGGTTGCGCGCCGACGGAAATCAGCGGCCTCAGTCCGATTTCGATCGTTTGCAAGGTCAGCGAGGCGGATGGCCGGCCGGCTGTAAAACTCTCCGACAATCCGCGCAAGGCGACCGGTGACCCGGCCGAGGTCGAGCGCTACCTCAAGTTTTTTGGCTCGCAGGATTTCGTTGAGCAGGCGGTTAAGGTCTGA
- a CDS encoding tyrosine-type recombinase/integrase codes for MADREKRQNKYKGWQIFRDKKPPFEWRAYHRKSREKIDCTKFEPYTLAFDVEVHRINELHKVKEAKPGTLGMLIKKYRASPKFQKRAKRTQSDYQKVFDWLKPIEDTPLERFTRSFVAKIRDKAELQHKFRFANHVRSVLSIIFNWGLEYDYVKENPVEAVSVAERPRSLGDANRPWTDAERDTVLAALPAHMSLPIGLMMFYGLDPQDALALPKTAVVSAGIDTRRHKTGQPVYLPIFEPVADALAKGPKHDAITLCANSRGQPWTYNGFSTNWDKLKKKLEKAGTVQPGLTLKGLRHTVGTILAEMGKDNGTIALVLGHATEAMAKHYSRRADRTRQTTAAVADFEAELNKRKTKVVKPAS; via the coding sequence ATGGCAGATCGCGAGAAACGGCAGAACAAGTACAAGGGCTGGCAGATATTTCGGGACAAAAAGCCGCCCTTTGAGTGGCGCGCATATCACCGCAAGAGCCGCGAGAAGATCGACTGCACGAAGTTCGAGCCTTACACGCTCGCCTTCGATGTCGAAGTGCATCGGATCAACGAGCTGCATAAGGTCAAGGAAGCAAAGCCGGGAACCCTCGGCATGCTCATCAAGAAGTATCGCGCCAGCCCCAAATTTCAGAAACGCGCCAAGCGGACGCAGAGCGACTACCAGAAGGTGTTCGATTGGCTGAAGCCGATTGAGGACACACCGCTGGAGCGGTTCACACGAAGCTTTGTCGCGAAGATCCGCGACAAGGCCGAACTCCAGCACAAATTCCGGTTTGCCAACCATGTCCGCTCGGTCCTGTCGATTATCTTCAACTGGGGCCTTGAGTACGACTATGTGAAGGAGAACCCGGTCGAAGCTGTGAGCGTTGCCGAGCGCCCGCGAAGCCTGGGGGACGCAAACAGGCCGTGGACCGATGCCGAGCGCGATACCGTGCTTGCCGCCCTGCCCGCGCATATGAGCCTGCCGATCGGCCTCATGATGTTCTACGGCCTCGATCCTCAAGATGCGTTGGCGCTGCCGAAGACGGCCGTAGTATCGGCCGGGATCGACACGCGCCGGCACAAGACAGGCCAGCCCGTTTATCTCCCGATCTTCGAGCCGGTAGCGGATGCCTTGGCGAAGGGGCCGAAGCATGACGCGATTACGCTCTGCGCCAACAGCCGAGGCCAGCCGTGGACCTACAACGGCTTCAGCACGAACTGGGACAAGCTGAAGAAGAAGCTGGAGAAGGCCGGGACGGTTCAGCCGGGGCTGACGCTCAAGGGGCTTCGTCACACGGTAGGGACGATCCTTGCCGAGATGGGCAAGGACAACGGCACCATCGCTCTCGTGCTCGGCCACGCGACCGAAGCCATGGCAAAGCACTACTCAAGGCGGGCCGATCGCACGCGTCAGACCACTGCCGCTGTCGCCGATTTTGAGGCCGAACTGAACAAACGAAAAACGAAGGTTGTCAAACCAGCTTCGTAA
- the pncA gene encoding bifunctional nicotinamidase/pyrazinamidase, with translation MADKALIVVDVQNDFCPGGALGVAGGDEIVPMINGLIGRFEHVVLTQDWHPSGHSSFASSHPGKNPFEMIAMPYGAQTLWPDHCVQGSAGAEFHPALEWTRAELLIRKGFRPQIDSYSAFFENDRRTPTGLSGYLRDRGIKKVTLCGLATDFCVAFSALDAVAQGFSTTVVLDACRGIDLNGSLHAMVTRMRDAGVELN, from the coding sequence ATGGCGGATAAAGCGTTGATCGTCGTGGATGTGCAGAACGATTTCTGCCCGGGCGGCGCGCTAGGTGTGGCGGGTGGCGACGAGATCGTGCCGATGATCAACGGCCTGATCGGTCGCTTCGAGCATGTGGTTCTGACCCAGGACTGGCATCCGTCCGGCCACTCGAGCTTCGCTTCCAGCCATCCTGGCAAAAACCCCTTCGAAATGATCGCCATGCCCTATGGCGCGCAGACGCTCTGGCCGGATCATTGCGTGCAGGGCAGCGCTGGCGCCGAATTCCATCCGGCGCTCGAATGGACCCGCGCCGAGCTTTTGATCCGCAAGGGTTTCCGCCCCCAGATTGACAGCTATTCCGCCTTCTTCGAGAACGACCGCCGGACGCCGACCGGTCTTTCCGGCTATCTCAGGGATCGCGGCATCAAAAAGGTGACGCTCTGCGGGCTCGCGACCGACTTCTGCGTTGCTTTCTCCGCGCTCGACGCGGTGGCGCAGGGATTCTCGACCACGGTCGTTCTCGATGCCTGTCGGGGCATCGACCTCAACGGCTCGCTTCATGCCATGGTGACGCGTATGCGTGATGCCGGTGTCGAGCTGAACTAG
- the infA gene encoding translation initiation factor IF-1, whose translation MAKEEVLEFPGVVTELLPNATFRVKLENEHEIIAHTAGRMRKNRIRVLAGDKVLVEMTPYDLTKGRITYRFK comes from the coding sequence ATGGCGAAAGAAGAAGTCCTTGAATTTCCGGGCGTGGTCACCGAATTGCTTCCGAATGCGACCTTCCGCGTGAAGCTCGAAAACGAGCATGAGATTATCGCTCACACGGCTGGCCGTATGCGCAAGAACCGCATCCGCGTGCTTGCCGGCGACAAGGTTCTCGTTGAAATGACCCCGTACGACCTTACCAAGGGCCGTATCACCTACCGCTTCAAGTAA
- a CDS encoding polysaccharide biosynthesis/export family protein translates to MKRVSALLLCSALVGCQAVPGEGPLAGAIVKDAGQSGAEIGRQNATVFDIVDVDGRSARLVSDYVSSTLNRRFGIGGGVGRVVIGVGDQLKVSIFEAGSDGLFSTQDSKQTSIDLVVQPDGKAAIPYVGPVKFAGLTLEQARQEILEALKQKAVEPDVIVTSMSTASRNVTVSGAVGKSSVVPLSLVDETINEVIAKAGGPVAQPYETFVTLVRGKKTGTVLLKSIIENPSENIHVKPGDQIFVTRDPRRFTILGAVKANQRVEFGANDLNLLEAMGLAGGGSDYTLDMKGYFIFRYEEPDVVMSLLGQQRFNEMLRKGMKTDSVGRYPIVYRFDMSKPDSLIVGQTFPVKNRDVIYASRHPSVDFSKFLNFVAQPVGIANSGFSIADNINNLGN, encoded by the coding sequence TTGAAACGAGTCAGTGCCCTTCTGCTTTGTTCCGCCCTCGTCGGATGCCAGGCTGTGCCTGGTGAGGGGCCGTTGGCCGGAGCGATCGTCAAGGACGCCGGCCAGTCAGGCGCCGAGATCGGCCGCCAGAATGCAACGGTTTTCGACATCGTCGATGTGGACGGACGCTCCGCGCGTCTCGTTTCCGATTATGTCTCCTCGACGCTCAATCGCCGTTTCGGCATTGGCGGCGGTGTTGGCCGCGTCGTCATCGGCGTTGGCGATCAGCTTAAGGTCTCGATCTTCGAAGCCGGCAGCGACGGCTTGTTCTCGACGCAGGACTCCAAGCAGACGAGCATCGATCTCGTCGTTCAGCCGGATGGCAAGGCTGCCATCCCCTATGTCGGCCCGGTCAAGTTTGCCGGCCTGACACTGGAGCAGGCGCGCCAGGAAATTCTGGAAGCGCTGAAGCAAAAGGCCGTTGAGCCCGACGTCATCGTCACGAGCATGAGCACCGCGTCGCGCAACGTTACGGTTTCGGGTGCCGTCGGCAAATCGTCGGTGGTGCCGCTGAGCCTCGTCGACGAAACGATCAACGAGGTCATCGCCAAGGCCGGCGGCCCGGTCGCGCAGCCCTACGAGACCTTCGTCACATTGGTGCGCGGCAAGAAGACCGGAACGGTTCTCCTGAAGTCGATCATCGAGAACCCGTCGGAAAATATCCACGTCAAGCCGGGCGACCAGATCTTCGTGACGCGCGATCCGCGCCGCTTCACGATCCTCGGTGCGGTCAAGGCCAACCAGCGCGTCGAATTCGGCGCCAACGATCTCAATCTGCTCGAGGCGATGGGCCTTGCCGGCGGTGGCTCGGACTACACGCTCGACATGAAGGGCTATTTCATCTTCCGTTACGAAGAGCCTGATGTGGTCATGAGCCTGCTCGGTCAGCAGCGTTTCAACGAAATGCTGCGCAAGGGCATGAAGACCGACAGCGTGGGTCGCTACCCGATCGTCTACCGCTTTGACATGAGCAAGCCGGACAGCCTGATTGTCGGCCAGACCTTCCCGGTCAAGAATCGCGACGTCATCTATGCCTCGCGTCACCCGTCGGTCGATTTCTCGAAGTTCCTCAACTTCGTCGCCCAGCCGGTCGGCATTGCCAATTCCGGCTTCTCGATCGCGGACAACATCAACAATCTCGGAAACTGA
- a CDS encoding UPF0262 family protein, with product MKADRNQRLCDVVLDETIGRSTPDVEHERAVAIFDLLEENLFEPAGHPGGPYKLNLSLVDAKLVFAISTENGDDVATHILSLTPFRRIVKDYFMICESYYEAIRSATPSQIEAIDMGRRGIHNEGSQTLMDRLSGKIRLDFDTARRLFTLVCVLYWRG from the coding sequence ATGAAGGCGGACCGCAACCAGCGTCTCTGCGATGTCGTTCTGGACGAGACCATCGGCCGCTCGACCCCTGATGTGGAGCATGAGCGCGCGGTTGCGATCTTCGACTTGCTCGAAGAAAACCTGTTCGAGCCCGCCGGCCATCCTGGCGGCCCCTACAAGCTCAATCTCTCGCTCGTCGATGCGAAGCTGGTTTTCGCGATCTCGACCGAGAACGGCGACGATGTCGCCACCCATATCCTGTCGTTGACCCCGTTCCGCCGGATCGTGAAGGACTACTTCATGATCTGCGAGAGCTACTACGAAGCGATCCGCTCGGCGACGCCGAGCCAGATCGAGGCGATCGACATGGGGCGCCGTGGCATCCATAATGAAGGTTCGCAGACGCTGATGGATCGCCTCTCCGGCAAGATCCGGCTGGATTTCGACACCGCCCGCCGCCTGTTCACGCTCGTCTGCGTGCTCTACTGGCGCGGGTGA
- a CDS encoding Maf-like protein, with protein MTVAKKLILASGSPRRVELLAQAGIEPARLMPMDLDETPKRAEHPRSLARRLSAEKARAALAAVKGEAGWDGSYILAADTVVCVGRRILPKPELVSEASSALHLLSGRSHRVYTGVCLITPDKTVRQKVVDTKVRFKRLSGFDIESYLASGQWRGKAGGYGIQGIAGSFVVKLVGSYSNVVGLPLYETVSLLVGEGYDVHNRWLEG; from the coding sequence ATGACAGTGGCCAAGAAACTGATACTTGCGTCCGGTTCGCCGCGTCGCGTCGAGCTTCTGGCGCAAGCCGGCATCGAGCCCGCGCGCCTGATGCCGATGGATCTTGATGAGACGCCGAAGCGTGCCGAACATCCACGTTCGCTCGCACGGCGCCTGTCGGCCGAAAAGGCGCGGGCGGCGCTTGCTGCGGTCAAAGGCGAGGCCGGCTGGGACGGAAGCTACATCCTGGCGGCCGATACGGTCGTCTGTGTTGGCCGCCGTATCCTGCCGAAGCCGGAACTTGTCAGCGAGGCCTCGAGCGCGCTGCATCTTCTTTCCGGCCGCAGCCATCGCGTCTATACCGGCGTCTGCCTGATCACTCCGGACAAGACCGTGCGCCAGAAGGTCGTCGACACCAAGGTGCGCTTCAAGCGCCTGTCCGGCTTCGATATCGAGAGCTACCTCGCGTCGGGCCAATGGCGTGGCAAGGCGGGCGGCTACGGCATCCAGGGCATCGCCGGCAGCTTCGTCGTCAAGCTCGTCGGCTCCTACAGCAACGTCGTCGGCCTGCCGCTCTACGAAACCGTCAGCCTGCTTGTCGGCGAAGGCTATGACGTGCACAATCGTTGGCTGGAAGGCTGA
- the hisD gene encoding histidinol dehydrogenase, whose protein sequence is MAIRLNFLDGDFEQKFASFLTTKREVSEDVNAVVKAIIDDVRLRGDAALAEYSKRFDGVDFLVTPMAVSAAEIDAAIQEVEPEVLGALKVAATRIEAHHARQRPKDDIYEDSMGVGLGSRWTAVDAVGLYVPGGTASYPSSVLMNALPAKVAGVPRIVMVVPAMGGVINPAVLAAARLAGVEEIYRIGGAQAVAALAYGTETIAPVAKIVGPGNAYVAAAKRQVFGTVGIDMIAGPSEVLVIADKHNDPDWIAADLLAQAEHDVGAQSILITDDAEFGQAVENAVERQLKTLPRAETASASWRDFGAVILVPDLAEAVPLANRIAAEHLELALTDPEPMVAKIRNAGAIFVGRHTPEVIGDYVGGSNHVLPTARSARFSSGLGVLDYMKRTSILRLDAEQLRILGPAAIVLAKSEGLEAHARSVAIRLNLGDAG, encoded by the coding sequence TTGGCAATCAGGCTCAATTTTCTCGACGGTGACTTCGAACAAAAGTTCGCGTCATTCCTGACGACCAAGCGTGAGGTGTCCGAGGACGTCAATGCGGTGGTCAAGGCGATCATCGACGACGTGCGGCTGCGCGGCGATGCGGCGCTTGCCGAATACTCCAAGCGTTTTGATGGCGTCGATTTCTTGGTGACGCCGATGGCCGTCAGCGCCGCCGAGATCGATGCGGCGATCCAGGAAGTCGAGCCGGAGGTTCTCGGCGCGCTTAAGGTCGCCGCCACCCGTATCGAGGCGCACCATGCCCGCCAGCGCCCGAAGGACGATATTTACGAGGACTCCATGGGCGTCGGCCTCGGTTCGCGCTGGACGGCGGTCGATGCCGTTGGCCTCTATGTGCCCGGCGGGACCGCGAGCTATCCAAGCTCGGTGCTGATGAACGCGCTGCCAGCGAAAGTGGCGGGCGTTCCCCGCATCGTCATGGTGGTGCCGGCAATGGGCGGTGTGATCAATCCGGCAGTATTGGCTGCGGCACGGCTTGCCGGCGTCGAGGAAATCTATCGCATCGGCGGCGCGCAGGCTGTGGCCGCCCTTGCCTATGGCACCGAGACGATTGCGCCGGTCGCCAAGATCGTCGGCCCAGGCAATGCCTATGTGGCTGCGGCCAAGCGCCAGGTTTTCGGCACGGTCGGTATCGACATGATCGCCGGACCCTCCGAAGTGCTTGTTATTGCCGACAAGCACAACGATCCGGACTGGATCGCCGCTGATTTGCTCGCCCAGGCCGAGCACGATGTCGGCGCCCAGTCGATCCTGATCACCGACGATGCGGAATTCGGCCAGGCGGTCGAGAACGCGGTCGAGCGGCAATTGAAGACGCTGCCGCGCGCCGAAACGGCGTCGGCAAGCTGGCGCGATTTTGGCGCCGTCATCCTCGTGCCCGATCTTGCAGAGGCCGTGCCGCTCGCGAACCGTATTGCCGCCGAGCATCTCGAGCTGGCGCTTACCGACCCCGAACCGATGGTCGCCAAGATCCGCAATGCCGGCGCGATTTTCGTTGGCCGCCATACGCCCGAGGTCATCGGCGACTATGTCGGCGGCTCCAACCACGTGCTGCCGACCGCCCGCTCGGCGCGCTTCTCCTCCGGCCTCGGCGTGCTCGATTATATGAAGCGGACGTCGATCCTGCGGCTTGACGCCGAACAGTTGCGGATCCTCGGGCCGGCGGCGATCGTGCTGGCAAAATCCGAGGGCCTTGAGGCCCATGCGCGCTCCGTCGCTATTCGCCTCAATCTCGGTGATGCTGGATGA
- the yacG gene encoding DNA gyrase inhibitor YacG, giving the protein MTDETKKSASNVAPLRAPRPCPECGRPSHREHYPFCSDRCRNVDLNRWLSGSYAIPVADDEAKADDGDDR; this is encoded by the coding sequence GTGACCGACGAAACGAAGAAAAGCGCTTCGAACGTCGCGCCCCTGCGCGCACCGCGCCCGTGCCCGGAATGTGGCCGGCCGTCGCACCGCGAACACTACCCCTTCTGCTCCGATCGCTGCCGCAATGTCGACCTCAACCGTTGGCTCTCCGGCTCCTACGCTATTCCGGTCGCTGACGACGAGGCGAAGGCCGACGACGGCGACGACCGCTAA
- a CDS encoding DUF2948 family protein, whose amino-acid sequence MTGLKLLALDEEDLAVVSAHVQDAVFKVSGLEYDARRKQFSLIVNRFVWETADGKRRSFERRRALLLFKRVNAVRSVGFDRRDSEAVLDLLTLKFTVEGEGPEGTLELVLAGDASIALDVECIETQLADTGGAWETAFKPKHPEGA is encoded by the coding sequence ATGACCGGATTGAAGCTGCTGGCGCTTGACGAGGAGGATCTCGCTGTCGTCTCCGCCCACGTCCAGGATGCCGTGTTCAAGGTTTCGGGCCTGGAATACGACGCGCGCCGCAAGCAGTTTTCGCTCATCGTCAACCGCTTCGTCTGGGAAACGGCCGATGGCAAGCGCCGCTCCTTCGAGCGCCGGCGGGCGCTGCTCCTCTTCAAGCGGGTGAATGCGGTGCGTTCCGTCGGCTTCGACCGGCGCGACAGCGAAGCGGTGCTCGATCTGCTGACGCTGAAGTTCACGGTGGAGGGCGAGGGGCCGGAAGGCACGCTGGAGCTGGTTCTGGCTGGCGACGCCTCGATCGCGCTTGACGTCGAATGCATCGAAACGCAGCTTGCGGATACTGGCGGGGCGTGGGAAACCGCTTTCAAGCCCAAGCACCCCGAAGGCGCTTGA
- a CDS encoding low molecular weight phosphatase family protein: MAGTEAQRLKMPRSVLFMCGMNAIRSPMAEALAKAALPAGTYVASAGVRHGERDPFVDVVMAEVGLGLGRHQPHTLDELEDDYFDLIVTLAPEAHHKALELTRSMAVDVVYWPTPDPTVAAGTREQIVDAYRAVRDHLSTLINHRLVGSKKSEDI; encoded by the coding sequence ATGGCGGGAACCGAGGCTCAGCGCTTGAAAATGCCCCGCTCGGTCCTCTTCATGTGCGGCATGAACGCCATCCGCTCGCCGATGGCCGAGGCGCTTGCCAAGGCGGCGCTGCCGGCCGGAACCTATGTTGCCTCAGCGGGTGTGCGGCATGGGGAGCGCGATCCCTTTGTCGACGTGGTCATGGCCGAAGTGGGCCTGGGCCTCGGTCGCCATCAGCCACATACGCTGGACGAATTGGAGGACGACTACTTCGACCTCATCGTCACGCTGGCGCCGGAAGCCCATCACAAGGCGCTCGAATTGACGCGTTCCATGGCCGTCGACGTTGTCTACTGGCCGACGCCGGATCCGACGGTGGCCGCCGGCACGCGCGAGCAGATCGTCGATGCCTATCGCGCCGTGCGCGATCACCTGTCGACGCTTATCAATCATCGGTTGGTCGGCTCGAAGAAGTCGGAAGACATCTGA
- a CDS encoding DUF2163 domain-containing protein — protein sequence MITNPDLLNALEGGRLAALELVRFDLPGRSVGYHRGGRPYTYNGLVYLPNRWLQSGGMNSSVGTAVGTRTLVFSNIPTSNPEDAMAAIELLEYQNSTVIVSVLAGVPESDEVLGVLVSHIYEIDQIRYEDGPLNGAERSMTMMIDLQPPGRSARGQTLVKRSTAEQQFDNDETDTGLEYVATVGSVPEEWGQISR from the coding sequence ATGATCACTAATCCCGACCTTTTGAATGCTCTTGAAGGTGGCCGCCTGGCGGCGCTGGAGCTGGTGCGTTTCGACCTGCCCGGTCGGTCGGTCGGCTACCATCGCGGTGGCCGACCCTACACCTACAACGGCCTGGTCTATCTTCCCAATCGTTGGCTCCAGTCCGGAGGCATGAACTCTTCGGTTGGGACTGCCGTAGGGACGCGAACACTTGTTTTCTCGAACATTCCGACGAGCAATCCGGAGGATGCGATGGCGGCGATCGAACTGCTGGAATACCAGAACTCGACCGTTATCGTCTCAGTTCTGGCCGGCGTTCCGGAATCGGATGAGGTGCTGGGCGTCCTCGTTTCACACATCTACGAAATTGATCAGATCCGCTACGAAGATGGTCCGCTCAATGGTGCCGAGCGATCCATGACGATGATGATCGACCTTCAGCCTCCCGGTCGGTCTGCGCGTGGACAGACGTTGGTTAAGCGGTCGACTGCGGAACAACAGTTTGACAATGACGAAACAGACACGGGCCTCGAATACGTTGCCACGGTCGGTTCCGTCCCTGAAGAGTGGGGGCAGATCAGCCGATGA
- the murA gene encoding UDP-N-acetylglucosamine 1-carboxyvinyltransferase — protein MDRIRIVGGNKLNGVIPISGAKNAALPLMIASLLTDDTLTLENVPHLADVEQLIRILGNHGADISVNGRRERQGESYARTIHFTCRNIVDTTAPYELVSKMRASFWVIGPLLAREGKARVSLPGGCAIGTRPVDLFIEGLKALSANIEIDGGYVNATAPAGGLIGARYTFPKVSVGATHVLMMAATLANGTTVLGNAAREPEVVDLANCLNAMGAKVTGQGTPTITIEGVRSLSGARHRVLPDRIETGTYAMAVAMTGGDVILEDTDMALLDTALEAIRRAGAEITETNSGIRIVRNGAGIKPVDIVTDPFPGFPTDLQAQFMGLMTMAKGTSHITETIFENRFMHVQELARLGAKISLSGQTAKIEGVSRLKGAPVMATDLRASVSLVIAGLAAEGETMVSRVYHLDRGFERLEEKLTRCGAHVERVSD, from the coding sequence ATGGATCGCATCAGGATTGTAGGCGGCAACAAGCTCAATGGCGTCATCCCGATTTCGGGCGCCAAGAATGCGGCCCTGCCGCTGATGATTGCGTCGCTTCTGACCGACGACACGCTGACGCTCGAAAACGTGCCGCATCTGGCCGACGTCGAGCAGCTGATCCGCATCCTCGGCAATCATGGCGCGGATATCTCCGTCAACGGCCGCCGCGAGCGCCAGGGCGAGAGCTACGCCCGCACCATCCACTTCACCTGCCGCAACATCGTCGATACGACCGCCCCTTACGAGCTGGTTTCGAAGATGCGTGCCAGCTTCTGGGTCATCGGCCCGCTGCTCGCCCGTGAAGGCAAGGCGCGGGTTTCGCTACCGGGCGGCTGCGCCATCGGCACGCGTCCGGTCGATCTTTTCATCGAGGGCCTCAAGGCGCTTTCCGCCAACATCGAGATCGATGGCGGCTACGTCAACGCGACGGCGCCCGCCGGCGGCTTGATCGGCGCGCGTTACACCTTCCCGAAAGTGTCGGTCGGCGCCACCCACGTTCTGATGATGGCTGCGACCCTTGCCAACGGCACCACGGTGCTCGGCAACGCCGCCCGCGAGCCCGAGGTCGTCGATCTCGCCAACTGCCTCAACGCCATGGGCGCCAAGGTCACCGGCCAGGGCACGCCGACGATCACGATTGAAGGCGTACGTTCGCTTTCCGGCGCGCGCCACCGCGTCTTGCCGGATCGCATCGAGACCGGCACCTATGCCATGGCCGTTGCCATGACCGGCGGCGACGTCATCCTCGAAGACACCGACATGGCCCTGCTCGACACGGCTCTCGAAGCGATCCGCCGCGCTGGCGCCGAGATCACCGAGACCAACAGCGGCATCCGCATCGTGCGCAATGGCGCCGGCATCAAGCCGGTGGATATCGTCACCGATCCCTTCCCCGGCTTCCCGACCGACCTGCAGGCGCAGTTCATGGGCCTGATGACGATGGCGAAGGGCACCTCGCACATCACCGAGACGATCTTCGAGAACCGCTTCATGCACGTGCAGGAGCTCGCCCGCCTTGGCGCGAAGATCTCGCTCTCGGGCCAGACGGCCAAGATCGAGGGTGTCAGCCGCCTGAAGGGTGCGCCTGTTATGGCGACCGACCTTCGCGCCTCGGTCTCGCTCGTCATCGCCGGCCTTGCCGCCGAAGGCGAAACCATGGTCTCGCGCGTCTACCACCTCGACCGCGGCTTCGAACGGCTCGAAGAGAAGCTCACCCGTTGCGGCGCGCACGTGGAGCGCGTCAGCGACTGA